AGTTTTGACCCTAATGGGTATATAACCAATCAAGAACTTGCTGTTGTTCTTTCAAAAATATTATTATCTCATGGTTTTATCCAAGGGAATACAAAAGTATTAGAGGAATTTAAAGATGCAGAAAAAATTGATCAATGGGCAGTAGATGATGTAGGGATTTTAGTAGAAAATAGGATACTTCTTGAAAAAGAAAATTTCAACTCACAAACACCCGTCAACAGAGCAGAAGCGATTTATATGGTCAGTAGATTGTACGATGTAATAATGTACTAGAAAATAAAAAATTTTCTAGTTTGAAGGAATGATGAAATTTCTAAAAGCAAGGATAAGAAGAACATATAAAAAAGCCAAAGTATCTTCAAAAGTTACTTTGGCTTTTTATCGTGTAGGTACTAGAATAAAAGCTAACGAACCTCCTGCCAATGAATTATAGCTTCAGATAGGGGACTTCTTGCTTAGAAAAATTAAAGAAGCATTGAAAAATAGTTTTGATAATAAATAGAAAAACTCATTTTATTTCTTTAAGCCTACCTGTAATTGGTGAACTGCAGGTTCATAGGTAAATCAGCAGCTTTTAAAGCCTGAATCACCGCTTGAAGGTCATCTCTATTTTTACCTGATACGCGAACAACATCCCCCTGTACAGAGGCTTGTACTTTGATTTTTAATCCTTTTATTAATGTAGTAATTTTTTTTGCTTCCTCTTGACTGATTCCTTGCTTGACCTTGATGACCTGCTTCATTCTTCCGCCCAAAGAACTCTCAGGCTTTTGATAATCTAAAGCCTTAAGGGACACATTTCTTTTAGCAAGCTTACTTTGAAAGATATCTACTACGTTTCTAAGTTTAAAGTCATCAGAGGTAACAATAGTAACTTCATCATTATTTTTTTCAACAGTGGTATTGCTGCCTTTAAAGTCAAATCTTTGAGCAATCTCTTTTTCTGTCTGGGTGATGGCATTTGTAACCTCCTGCATATCAACTTCAGAAACAATATCGAAGGAACTATCCTTTGCTGCCATATTTATCACTCCTTTTCAACAACTTTTACCAATATTATAGCCATATTACCATAAAAAAACAAGTAGCGTCTATTTGAAGTCATTGTTTAAAGCGGATTTACTCCAGTAAAAAACAAAAAATCAATGATGTTTCTTATGAAAGTATACATATTGTTTCGGTGAAAAGAAAAAAATATCTAAGAAAAACCAAGGTAAACCATATGAATAGAAATGAGCACTTCTCACAAAATAACCATATAGCAAAAATATAAAGAATGGAGTGATTGTTATAAAAGCTATTATAATGGCGGGGGGAAAAGGAACAAGATTGAAGCCGCTTACTTGTAGTATTCCAAAACCAATGGTTCCTATTTTAAATAAACCTACTATGGAATATACAATTCAACTATTGAGACAATATGAAATCAACGATATAGCTGTTACAATTGCACATCTTCCTACCGTTATAACCGATTATTTTGGTACAGGCGAAAAATGGGGAGTGCAGTTAGAATATTTCACTGAAGATGTTCCTTTGGGGACGGGAGGTAGTGTTAAAAATGCTGAAGGGTTTATTGATGATACCTTCATTGTGCTAAGTGGTGATTCACTCACCGATATCAATATTAAAAAAGCATTGGCTTTTCATGAACAAAAAAAATCTAAGGCAACCCTCATCTTAAAAAATGAGCCTGTGCCAATAGAATATGGTGTTGTTATTACCGATCATGACGGAAAAATTACTAGATTTCTTGAAAAACCCAGTTGGGGAGAGGTTTTTAGCAATACTATTAATACAGGTATGTATATTTTAGAACCCGAGGTCCTGCAGTATTATCAAAAAGGTGATAACTTTGACTTTAGTAAGGATCTTTTTCCAAAACTATTGGCGGATGGTATACCTATGTACGGCTATGTTACTGAAGAATATTGGTCAGACGTAGGGGCTTTACATTCCTATATGCAGACCCATTTTGACATATTAGAGGGTAAAGTGAATATTGAAATAGAGGGACACCAGATAGAAAAAGGAATATGGGTTGGAGAGGGGGTACAACTAAATCATCAAGTAGTCCTAAATCCTCCGGTATATATAGGAAAAAACTGTATTGTTGGGGAAGGTAGTAAATTAGATGCTTATACGGTGTTAGGAGATTATTCTACCATCAGCAAAGAGGTATCCTTAAAACGAAGTATCACTTGGAGCCATGTAAGCATCGGTAAAAATAGCCATTGTAGTGGTGCGGTTATATGCAATAATGTTGAAATAAAAAACCATGCTGAAATCTATGAAAATGCTGTTATCGGAGAAGGTAGTAGTCTAGAAGCAAGGGTGATGATAAAACCTGATATTAAACTTTGGCCCCATAAAAAAATTGATGAAAATACCATTGTTCATCAAAATCTTGTATGGGGCACGAAGGCTTCTAAAACAATTTTTGGCTACAAGGATGTTTCGGGACAGATTAATATTGAAATAAGTCCTGAGTTTGCCTCAAGATTAGGAACGGCCTTTGCTTCCTCTTTGAAAGAAGAAGGCACTATCATCGTAAGCAGTGACTTCTTTCATGCAAGTCATCTTATCAAGAATGCTTTAATAGCAGGGATCAGTTCAACTGGGATAAGTGTGATGGATATAGGAAATATGGTGATGCCTGCAAATCGCTTTGCTGTGAAATATTTTAAAGGCAATGGTGGCATCCATGTAAGAATGGATTATACAGATCACAATTTAGTACACATCGAATTCATAGATAAAAATGGTGCCAATATTCAGCGATCAAGGGAGAGAGAAATAGAGAATTTATTTAATAGAGAAGATTTCAAACGATGTAATGCAGATCAAATTAAATCTGTGATTCGCATAGAGAATTTCAAAGACCTTTATATAAGTGAGGGGATGAAGTTACTTAAAAATATCGCCGCTATTAAAAGAAAACCTCCTACCCTTCTGATAAGCTGTAAATCAGAAGCAGTACAAGGCTTGACATCAGAGTTTTTACGACACATTGGCTGCCAAGTGCAGGAGGATTATAGAATAAAGGAATTTATTGAAGCAAAGGACTATTTAGCTGCTATGAAGCAACAGGTGATAGCAAGAAATATAGATTTAGCGGCAATGATTACTGAAGATGGGGAAAAACTCAT
The sequence above is drawn from the Clostridium formicaceticum genome and encodes:
- a CDS encoding YajQ family cyclic di-GMP-binding protein, with the translated sequence MAAKDSSFDIVSEVDMQEVTNAITQTEKEIAQRFDFKGSNTTVEKNNDEVTIVTSDDFKLRNVVDIFQSKLAKRNVSLKALDYQKPESSLGGRMKQVIKVKQGISQEEAKKITTLIKGLKIKVQASVQGDVVRVSGKNRDDLQAVIQALKAADLPMNLQFTNYR
- a CDS encoding sugar phosphate nucleotidyltransferase yields the protein MAGGKGTRLKPLTCSIPKPMVPILNKPTMEYTIQLLRQYEINDIAVTIAHLPTVITDYFGTGEKWGVQLEYFTEDVPLGTGGSVKNAEGFIDDTFIVLSGDSLTDINIKKALAFHEQKKSKATLILKNEPVPIEYGVVITDHDGKITRFLEKPSWGEVFSNTINTGMYILEPEVLQYYQKGDNFDFSKDLFPKLLADGIPMYGYVTEEYWSDVGALHSYMQTHFDILEGKVNIEIEGHQIEKGIWVGEGVQLNHQVVLNPPVYIGKNCIVGEGSKLDAYTVLGDYSTISKEVSLKRSITWSHVSIGKNSHCSGAVICNNVEIKNHAEIYENAVIGEGSSLEARVMIKPDIKLWPHKKIDENTIVHQNLVWGTKASKTIFGYKDVSGQINIEISPEFASRLGTAFASSLKEEGTIIVSSDFFHASHLIKNALIAGISSTGISVMDIGNMVMPANRFAVKYFKGNGGIHVRMDYTDHNLVHIEFIDKNGANIQRSREREIENLFNREDFKRCNADQIKSVIRIENFKDLYISEGMKLLKNIAAIKRKPPTLLISCKSEAVQGLTSEFLRHIGCQVQEDYRIKEFIEAKDYLAAMKQQVIARNIDLAAMITEDGEKLILIDKKGRIIQQERYDALIAMMLLREGSAEKLVLSYTSPYMIEKMAKDHHVEVVRVKSHPASIMNAMLNIQQDKGLSQYLLSYNATWAIGMIVDFLVTKDIKLENLVEEMPDLYYIKERIPCDWQDKGRVIRQLVEDNEDQNIELFEGVKINDERGWALILPDSEKPLFNIYTEGFSEEYAQELSLFFREKVKELLKNQGQ